The genomic stretch CTAGCAGCCTGTGGCGAAAGTCGAGCCGCGCTACGAACGGCCCTTTTCCGCCGAATCTTCGTTCGAAAACCTCGCCGATACCTGCATCGCCTGCGGTTTTCCGGCCTTGATTCGGCGGAAAACTGCTCGCTCTCGCTGGCGTCTGACTTTTGCCACAGGCTGCTAGCGGTGGCCCTGCTTCTCCTCCCGGTGGCCGAGCCAGCGGCAGCCTTGCCTCAGGATCCTGAGCCGGAACGCGCCGTGACGGTCGAGTCTCCTGCCTCTCCGGAGGACGAGTCTTCGAGGGACGGGGAGGAGGCGGAGGAAGCCGGTGAGGCTCTGGAAGACGAGGATGCAGAGGACGAGGCCTTGCCACGCACCGACGCCCTGATTCCCAAGCCACCGGGCAACACGATGGTGCGCAGCACTCGTCTTTTGGTGCCCGGTGGCGGGCGCTTGGACTGGTCCGTGCAGGGGGATTGGATCGCCTACGACCGTCGGGACGCCGACGACCTCTACGACCTCTACAAGACCTCCCCCCAAGGAGCCGGTACGGTTTGTCTCACCTGTCCGCTGCTCGAATTCCGCAATGCCCACGCCCTCAACCCTTCGTGGCACCCCTCCGGCCGGCTGCTGGTTTTCCAGGTGCAGATGCGCGCCCGCCGGCTCGACGTGACCACCACCGCCCTGACCACCCCGGAGCGCGGCCTGCACACCGAGCTGTGGACCATCTCTGCCGACGGCAAGACCTTCTTCCAGCTCACCCGCGGCGAGCAGACCGGCGCCGGCGTCCTCGATCCCCACTTCTCCCACGAGGGCAATCGGCTGGTGTGGAGCGAGCGAGTCGCCAATCGCTCTGGCCTGTGGGGAGATTGGGTGGTGCGGGTGGCAGAGTTCGCCGAGCGCGGCGGCGTGCCGCGTCTCGGCAAGGTGCGGACCTACCGCCCGGGCAACGGCCGCGGCTTCCTGGTGGCCCACGGCTTCACTCCCGATGACCGCCAGCTGGTGCTCTCCGGCAACCTGGAGCCGGGGCAGGCCGGCACCGGTCTCGATCTCTATCTCTTCGATCTCACCACCCAAGAGCTCACCCGCCTCACCCGCACCCTCGGCGACTACGACGACCAGATGCACTACTCCCCCGCCGGGGATTGGTTCGCCTGGGCTTCGGACCGCAACGTCCCCCCCATCCTCCGAGGCACCGGCCGCTCCGCCGCCCGCCCCATCCCCCGGGACGTCTGGCTGATGAACGCCGATGGCAGCGGCGAGCAGCGCCTGACCTATTTCAACCCCCGCAACAGCCGCAACCCCGCCGACGGCGCCGTGGTCTCCGACCTAGCCTGGAGCCCCCGCGGCGACCAACTCGCCGTCCACGTCGTCCGCGACTTCCAAGCCCCCCGGGAAGAGATCTACCTCATCGACCTCGACCCGGGGCTGGGGCGGGGGTTTGGGGAGTAGGGATAGCGCTGGTGGAGTTGGGCCGGTTTGCCCAATTCCCATAGACGACGCTCGTCAGGGCTGATCGTGACTTCCCGGCGGTAGCTCGAGAAACGGACCTGTGCTGGCGCGGTAGCGGCGGGCTTCCTCGGGGCCGAAGAGCACCGCCAGATGGTTGTAGATATTGCTGCGGATCACCGCTTCCGGGGGCTCGATGGCCTTCATTTCGACGACCTCTTCGACGCCATCGCGGAGCATCGTGAAGGCTACCGTATCTCCGATCTCCAGCATGGGTAGGAGTCTCTCCAGAACCCGTCCCGGGTTCGGGGCAAGGCGCTCCCCGTCGATGGCGACGACCTCCTCTCCCGTCCGTAGACCGGCCCGATCCGCTGGCCCGCCGGGGATCACCCCCACCAAAATCGCCCGCCGGACAGGATTCGGATCGTCTCGGTCGAAGGCTACGTGAATGCCGGCGGCGATGGAGCCTCTTTGGGAGCGCAGCTCCCGGAGCGCTGCGATGCACGGCTCGACGCCCTGCGAGCAGGCCTCGGGTCTTTCGATATAGGGCCTGGTCTGCGCGCTCGAGGTGCCAGGGGCACTAGCCAGCAGAAGACCCAGGACCAGAATCATGAGAAGGGGGAGGAGGCGGAGGCGGTAAGGACTCATCGAAGCTCCTGAGAAGAGGCGTTGAGGGTGGGTGAAGAGATAGTGGAGTGTTGCGCAGCAGCTTGCTCGGGCAGCGCCAGCTCCAAGAGCAGCTGGCCCCCGGGGGCCAGCACACCCCGAGCGCAGGTTGCCGGGCCGGTGGCGCAGAGAGCGTACTCTCCCGGCTGCGCCTGAGGGATGGAGAGACGCAGCTCTCTATCGAGAGGCAGCTGGAGATCGCGCACCAGCACCAGGAACGAGAC from Acidobacteriota bacterium encodes the following:
- a CDS encoding PDZ domain-containing protein, whose protein sequence is MSPYRLRLLPLLMILVLGLLLASAPGTSSAQTRPYIERPEACSQGVEPCIAALRELRSQRGSIAAGIHVAFDRDDPNPVRRAILVGVIPGGPADRAGLRTGEEVVAIDGERLAPNPGRVLERLLPMLEIGDTVAFTMLRDGVEEVVEMKAIEPPEAVIRSNIYNHLAVLFGPEEARRYRASTGPFLELPPGSHDQP